The Amblyraja radiata isolate CabotCenter1 chromosome 31, sAmbRad1.1.pri, whole genome shotgun sequence genome contains a region encoding:
- the LOC116990438 gene encoding somatostatin-2-like, with product MFNDALVACASVAGGVLDYKRVGDQQSQAETPSSRCIEKISTRLHFGPLPRVSMQLLGMASLLSVLLVASSVKAAAPLEDMLSLRLNQDLNKERNEVIVKLLSGLLDSGSNQMGIESTIPNPEDMEEEKLEQRSPVNKLPKRERKTACKSFFWKTFTNC from the exons ATGTTTAATGACGCCTTGGTCGCTTGTGCGTCAGTGGCCGGGGGTGTGCTGGATTATAAAAGGGTTGGGGATCAGCAGAGCCAGGCAGAGACTCCTTCGTCGAGGTGCATTGAGAAGATCTCGACCAGACTCCACTTCGGTCCATTACCAAGAGTCAGCATGCAGTTGCTGGGAATGGCAAGCCTCCTGTCTGTGCTGCTTGTGGCATCAAGTGTAAAggcagcagcacctctggaagacATGCTGAGTCTTCGGTTGAATCAG GATCTGAACAAGGAGAGGAACGAGGTTATCGTGAAGCTCTTATCCGGACTGCTAGACTCCGGCAGCAATCAGATGGGGATTGAGAGCACCATCCCGAACCCCGAGGACATGGAGGAGGAGAAACTGGAGCAGAGGTCCCCCGTCAATAAGTTGCCCAAGAGAGAGCGCAAAACCGCCTGCAAGAGTTTCTTTTGGAAGACGTTCACCAACTGCTGA